In Macaca mulatta isolate MMU2019108-1 chromosome 16, T2T-MMU8v2.0, whole genome shotgun sequence, the sequence CAGGAGGGAGGCCTGGACTTTTCTGCCTTAAGGGCTGGAGAACCAAGAAAAGTTCCAAGACGCAACGCTCATCGCAGCTATACGAGCGTCCACCCTGGACCAGGCGGCGAGTGGGTCGGAGGAGCAAGGCTGGACAGGAAGGGGGAAGGGGCTGCCACGGCAGGCTCGGGACAGCTCCACCCCCAGATCTCCCTTCGGGCGGCGGCGCAAGCTGCAGCGGAGGAAGCATTTCCTCATTCCAGAGGCTGCGACTCATGGACGTCGGGATCGGCGCCCGCCCCCCGCAGCTCCCCGGCTGGGGACACGGAGGCCCGGGAAGGGGGCGCTTTCCCAGGCTCCCGCAGCCGGGCCTTTCCCCGTGGCCCTCCCCGCCCCGCGCGCGCAGTCTGGGCTCCGTCCAGGGTCTCGGGAGGCTCTCGGGTCCCGGCCGTCCCTGTTTCGTGGCTGGGGGAACTGCGGCCCGCTCCGGCAAAGCGGGAACCCGAGCCCTTGCCGCCGGTTCGCAGGATCCCCGGGTTCGATGCTCTTGTCAACCAGCTTGGGGTGTCCGTTTCCCGCTCTGCGAGGTGGGGTCAGGCCAAGACTAGGAGGAGCCGGCGCAAGCGCACTCACCACCACGGCGGTGACCGGCTGGCCCGGGATGTAAGACATCTCGACCCCACTCTGGTCGCCCAGCGCCGCTCTGGGAAGCCGGCAGCAGAGTCCCCGCGGCCGCGCCCTCGCTGCTTAACAAAGGCCGCCCCGCTCGGTCCGCCCCCTCATGAATAGTTAACAAACCTCCAGCCAATCACTGGCCGGAGCGCTACTCCGCTTTCGGAAGTCCCGGCGCGTGCGTAGAAAAGCAGGCAGAGGGTGGAGCCTGTCCGGGGCGCCCACGGCGCAGGCGCGGAGGGCGGGGCGGGACCTGGGCGCGTGCGCAGCCCGGGACCTCCCGGCAGCCTTCAGAGCAAGATGGCGCCGCAGGCATCGCTTCCCCTTCCCGTCTGAGGGAACCCTAAGTACTGTGTCCGGCGCCGTGTTCCAGGTAACTGGGCCAGCGTGGCCGGGGAACGCAGACGCGCCACCACCTCCCGGCCGACTCGCACCCTCAATCTCCTCGGCGTTTTTGGAAGGTCCGAGGCCCAGGATTGGTGCCAGGTCTCGGAAGCTCCAGGGGGAGGGGGCGGCGTGAACCCAACTCACCGAGCTTCGGGCGCTGCTTGTAACTTGGTTTTCTCCGCAGCTCCGCGTTGCTCCGCGAGAAAGCGAGAGGCCGAGCCCCGGCGGGTGCGATGGCCGCGGTGGTGGCCAAGCGGGAAGGGCCGCCGTTCATCAGCGAGGCGGCCGTGCGGGGCAACGCCGCCGTCCTGGATTATTGCCGGACCTCGGTGTCAGCGCTGTCGGGGGCCACGGCCGGCATCCTCGGCCTCACCGGCCTCTACGGCTTCATCTTCTACCTGCTCGCCTCCGTCCTGCTCTCCCTGCTCCTCATTCTCAAGGCGGGAAGGAGGTGGAACAAATATTTCAAATCACGGAGACCCCTCTTTACAGGAGGCCTCATCGGGGGCCTCTTCACCTACGTCCTGTTCTGGACGTTCCTCTACGGCATGGTGCACGTCTACTGAAATGGGGGCCCGGgggactttttttaaaaaccagatcgGGAGGACTGTGGCCAGCAATTAACACCGTGTAGACTTCCTTAGTCCTTAAGTGGTTGAATTCGCTGCTTGTTCTGTAAccttataaataatttatatctgAAGACGGAGAGCCTGTAATATTCTTCAGATTAAATGAAGCGTGAGACACTTGGTATAGTTCTTTCCTGCCATAAAGCTTAGTCTGCCACTGATGCAAAATCGCCGAGATTTGACTCCTGGAGAGcagggactgggccagagccttGTGTTAAGTCCTTGCGTTTACACATAGGCCATCCAGAAACGGACCCTAAGGGCCTACATAAGGAAATAACTTCTTATTAACATCCTAAGAAGCAGTAACAGTTAATATGTATTAAGAGCTTCCTGGGCCGGCGCGgtggctgatgtctgtaatcccagcattttgggaggccgaggtgggcggataacctgaggtcaggagttcaagaccagcctggccaacatggcaaaactccgtgtctactaaaaatacaaatattagccgggtgtggtggcgcgcgcctgcaatgccaggtactggggaggccgaggcaggagaatcgtttgacccctagaggcagaggttgcagtgagccaagatcgcgccactgcattccagcctgggtgatggagcgcgACTCCGTCTCTCacgaaaaaaaaaacagagttccCTATATGCTGGCATTGTGACCTGTACTTTTTACACCAATCCTCCCATTTAATTTTAGCAATAACCTTACAGGGTAGATGTTATTGTTAGCTCCCTGGTaaggaacctgaggctcagagaggttaaatactTCTGCCAGAGGAGATACAGCTAGGAagagacagagccaggattcaaacgcAGGTCTCTTAATTTGCTCTTGATAGGCTGGGTGTACCTTTCCCAGGCCAGCGTTCCCTCCCACTAACCACTAACCACTACTTCCAGGTATAAATGGTGTCATTTTAGTTCCGTTTCATTTAGTGACAGTCTTTTCCATAAGAAAAAGTCAAGattttatctatatatatacacacacacacacacacacgcacatatacacaggcacccgccaccacgcccggctaatgttttgtatttttagtagagacggggtttcaccgggttagccaggatggtctcgatctcctgacctcgtgatccatctgcctcagcctccggaagtgctgagattacaggcgtgagccactgcgcccagccagtcaAGCTGTATTTTTTAGAATATGTCTAG encodes:
- the EMC6 gene encoding ER membrane protein complex subunit 6 isoform X1 yields the protein MAAVVAKREGPPFISEAAVRGNAAVLDYCRTSVSALSGATAGILGLTGLYGFIFYLLASVLLSLLLILKAGRRWNKYFKSRRPLFTGGLIGGLFTYVLFWTFLYGMVHVY